The sequence CTTCTGAGCTCATTTTGACTCAACCACTTTTGCTCAACATCATGTTAGTTCAAATATAATGTATTGTGCATCTAATCactaaaacaatatagaaatgtcccaatgacacatttccctttcaaccttcCGCGTTGAGCGCTGACACTCTGGGTCCGCCCTGCCTCGACGCCGTGCCCTGTGGGCCTGCCCAACACCCGACCCCGCCCGCACAGCTACCACACTGCACAAAAATAATGCAGAGTGAGCACTTGAACCCACACCCTCCTATATTCCAGAATTTTGGGGCTAACCACCAAACCACACctaccttagtgtttagaaataaacaataattgtatttgaataaatatctcaatacatatttatatgatatataacagCTGTAGCAAAGCACGAGCAACTAACTAGTTACATAAATAAGAATCAAAACGACAAGACAAACCTACCATGCCTAAGTAATTCATAATTCGCGCACGTGATGCTAGAGTAAACATTTGTTAATTATTATAGATTAGTTAGGCTTATGCTCTGCTTGAatgtactagagctaatagttaactACTAAAATTAGCTGAATACACCTAAACCACTCAACTAATAATTAGAGTTTAGTTACTTTTAGTTAGAGACATCCAAAAACACAACCAATAgtctagctaactattagctataaCCTCAACTATCCATTATTTAGTGCTAGTTTGGAAATTTAAATTCCCCAGGATTAGGGGGAAATTAAGTTAATTTTCGTCTTAATCCCCAGGAATCTCATAGAGGATTTAAGTTTCAAACTAGCCTTTATTAGTTAGTTCAAACTAActaaaattagctaatagttagtcAACTATTTATTAGTTAGCTAATTTTACTAGCAATTTTTAGCCCGCTAATAGCTCTAGTGTATTTAAACGGGGTCTTAATTAATTTGGTATGTCATTTAAGCCCTATTTGGAATAGCTCCAACTTTAGAAAAATTAAATTTGGTGAGGCAGATCATTAGATGCTACACAAAAAATTATAGAGTTGAAGATCTAAACCTTCGTAGCACATTTAAATAAGCCATTTCATTTATTATTTAGATTTAAACtatttttaaaactatttaaattgatTCTATAAACTATAGCTCAACACTAGAGCTCAACTTGAAATCATCTAAAACACCCTTAATCTTTATCTATATAATtataattaaattatatttaataTTCCTAATTGGTATCACAGATCTGATAAGACATACTAAACGTTAGTCGTAGTCAGATAACCAAACACCCCAAACTGCCTGTTCACCATTTTCGCCCCAAATCTGCCGAGGGGATTAGCCGATCGAAGCGTCATCGGCGGCTGCGACAATGGCGGGGCTGTCGCTGCGGTGCGGCGACTGCGGCGCGCAGCTGCGGAGTGTGGAGGAGGCGCAGGCGCACGCTGAGTCCACCAACCACGCCAACTTCGTCGAGTCCACTGAGGCCGTCCTCAACCTTGTCTGCTCCAACTGCGGCAAGCCATGCCGCTCCCATACCGTAAGATCCCACCACCCTTCTCTATCTTCCTCTCCCTGATTTTCCCGTCGGATTTTGGTGCTTTGTCCCTCGTAGATTCACTCCGGTGCGCGTGGTGGGATCCTCGATCAGATTCCGATCGCGTAGGCTCGATGCTTACTGATTCCGCGGCTGTTCGCAGGAGGTGGACCTGCACACGAAGCGCACGGGCCATACGGAGTTCGCGGACAAGACCGCGGAGGCGGCCAAACCCATCGACCTCGAGGCGCCGCTTAAGCCGGCCTCCGATGATGCCACGGACGTCGATGCGTCGGCCTCGGCGACTGAGGAGACACAAGGTTTGGTGGTTGTTTCCATTGTCTCAGCCTCATGAGCGTTGATGCTGTTACTTACTGACTAACTATTGTGCTGTATTGTGGTTGTGCAGAGACGGTTGTGCCAGAGGTGAACAAGGAGGTGCTCACGGACCTTGAGGGCATGGGTTTCTCGACAGCACGTGCCACTAGGGCGCTTCACTTCTCTGGTATGTTTAGTGATGTTGTTGGCTTCTCTTGCTGTAATGTTTTGAATGCTTTGACTGAAACCAGAAAGTCTTTCACTTGCAATTTTATAGCCTAGGTCTGTAACTTTTTCAACATATATAAGAAGCATGGATAAGTGGACTCCATGAAGAACCATCGAAGATGGCCTATTTTATTTAGTGGATTATGATCTTATCCCTAGTTCTAGTTGATTCTTTGTGAAGTTGAAAAGTGGTTTTGCCTTCCTTTAGGAACATATGCTGTCACAAGGGAATAACTTGCATATAACCAATGATACTATCCTTTAGACAAGATTTAGGATGATGAGACAGCAGCAGTCTAAGGATCTGCTTAGGCTATTTACCTCATATAACTGTCAGGATATGTTTCTCACATTTGGAAGCATAAATAAAAGAAAGTCATTTCCATTAAGAATATCTGACAAATTCTTTCTCCAACTTGGATTTATAAGGTTTTGTAGCAAACTGCCATGCTAGATTGCAAGGAGAGTAGAATGCATGAATCGTTGAATTTGTTTTTTGTTACTAAGATATTTTAGACATGCTTCTCATAAGTCAAGACTTAAGTTATTGGACTTGGAAGTTCTATCATGAGATGAAtgaggcggggggggggggggggactaaATTGGAAGTATATGGTTCTGGAACTATATCTGCCAGGATGAATGCATCAATGCTTATGGACTGAATTTGTAACATGACTGACGAAAAGAAATACATGGATGCTGATATGTCTGTGATGCTTTTGACAACTCATGTTAAAGTTGATCCATTGTATTCTTAAGTAGTAACTTTTATTGATTATAATTAAAAATATTGAATGAATAGATTGTATATTTTGAAACTTTGGTATTTCGTTTTCTTCCGGACAAGATAATTGCCATAGCGAGAGTGGGATTTCTACAACGATAGCAAACCCCTCAGATAGAATCCGAGAACAAAACTCAGGATAAAAATAATTGCGGTGATCCAACAAAATTTACTTCAGTGTTGGATATGCCAATGTGTTGCAGACTATTTGGTGCTTCTATTGATATTACCTCTTCTAATTGCAAGGCAAAAATGCTATGAAATTAGTCCTTTCATGATCCATGTACTTTTACTATAGGTAATAGCACCATTGAATGTGCTATTAACTGGCTTTCTGAGCACCAAGAGGACGCAGATATTGATGAGATGCCTCTGGTATGATGATATTCTTCTTTCACTTGGTTTTCACAGTTTAATGAATAGTGATTTGTTCCTTTGATATAAGGGTAGGCCTGGTGTagtggtgagagctgtctcactAAGTCACTAGGTCACGGGCTCGAAGCAGCCTCTCCATATTTGTGGGGGAAGGATTGTCTCAGTTTATTCTTTCCAtagaccccactcatgtgggagcctcagACACTAAGTCTGACCTTTATTGATTTGTTCCTTTGATACTCTGGCGGTGCTTATCTGTTCCCCTATTTAAAAAGTAGGACATTCTTGATGTAACAATATATGTCTCAATAATACATGGTTTTGGCAACCTTTTTCAAGTTTTCATTGAAGTTCCTATGCCTATTACATTAAGTTGTGATTTTAATCTTTGTGTTATATTCTTGAAATCTCTACAAGCAGCTAATTTGATATTTGTGCATGTTGTGCTTCACATGTCCCGAATGCGATATTTTTAATGTGCTTCACATGTTCCAAGAAATGACAACAACATATGATCATGTCACACTTCTTCTTTTTTTAAAATATTTATCAAGTTGGAAGCTATCTTGAAGTACATATTGTTGGTTTGAGCAAAGATAGCTTATGCCACACTGCATTGCCAAAGTTTGCCCATTTATACTTTGCTTCTACATGCATGATTAGGATGGACATTAACAAtgcaaatattccactgccactaaacTTTCACACTAGGTGTCAGGGCTCAAGAGGGACACTACAATACCGTTACAGCGGCGTCGGTACTGTAGCACGCCCTTAGGTTGGTTAGATAAAGATAAGGCTAGTTTGGGATAAGATTAgaattagagataagattagatctAGTGCTTAGAGGTCAAGTAACCCTCTCTATATAAGGAGAGGGATTGTATCAATTGAAGGTAAGCAAGGGATTAGAAGGAAATCCCTTCTCTCTTGCCGGCCGTGGGTAAAGCCCTGCGGTCGGCCTCCCCAAGCGCCGGGGTCCTGGCCCTAGACCCCAAACCTACCACTCGTACAACCTCCATATCACTAGGTTTCTCGTGTTACACCGAGCTTTGGCTAGTTGTTCTTAGTAGGGCATATTAGATATTTTTTGTATGTTATACCAATGCTTCATGGAAATACTTGTCTCCAACTTCTACATGTTACATCCTTCCACCTCTTAGGTACCAGCTAACTCAAAAACGGAGGTTAACAAGCCAAGCCTGACTCCTGAAGAAATGAAGATTAAAGCACAGGAGCTAAGGTGCTTTTATGAACTTTATGTACACCATGGGCATATAGTTAAATAGTTTCTTTAAAATGAAGTTTTTTGTTAATGTTGCTAGTTCTAAATTAGTTTACTAGTATTTGAATATTTATTTTATGTGGTTGGTGTGTTCCAGCTATCTGACACACCCTCTTGGTCTTCTGTATAGCTGTTGAACCGTAAAAATTATTCATTTTATTTTCGTCTGAAAACATAGCTAATATATTTGTGCTGAACAAATCGTTTTTTTGCTTTCGTATAATGATGACATTTGACATACTCCAAACGAATGGTGGTTTTGTCACATTATGACCCTGCTGAAGGGTTCTTAGTGTGCCTTTTGCGGTGCTTGGATGATAAGAGACCCTGATATAAGTTATACATGGAACCCTTAGAGTTTCAGTCACAGATGATACTGGGAAAATCATATTTTCTTAAAGGCAAACTTACAACTTTTAACGCTTCTACTAAAAAGAAACTTCTCCCCCCCcaaatgtttgctcctagttgtaGATTTAGCTTAGGGTGTTTGTAAGGGTTCTCTCCCCTTTCTTCTTATTATTATAATGATGCACAACTCTCCTGCATGTTCGAGTTTTTTTAAcactggaagtcagaatggtttggCAGACCATATGATTTGACTGTGGTTTTCACATTTTCACTttctataactgtttattcattgTTGAATGTGGAATATTTTTTTTTCTTTGGAGACATCTTGTACTATTTTCCCTGTCCATTTACAGGGAGCGTGCTCGTAagaagaaagaggaagaagagagAAGAATGGAAAGAGAAAGGGAGAAGGTATTGTCTCAATTCTCCTTTTTACCTTACTGCTACCTGGGTGCCCGTCTGTCGCACTAGTTCTCTAATAAACAAATATTAAAGCCTGAGAGCTGAGACTGTTTGCTTTTATTGTGGTTCATCCGTTCATGAATATTATATTTAAAGATGTCAAAGAAATCAGTAAGCAAGCCATAACAATATCTCTGTACATATTTGGATACACAAATCTGTGCCCTGGAGCTAAAGTCTATAACCAACCGCCCCCCATCAACATTTTAAGTAGTAGAGATTGACATGTGACATCTCTATACATGTATTTAGAATGACACTGAAAAATGTATATTGAAGTACTATGAGAAAATTAATATGGCATTTCTACCTACTGTTCTTCGTGACCTCTTGGGCTTTGCTTAATATCCCTGGTCAAAGTGTCAAACCTTGAGGGGCTCCATTGAGCTGTACCCTCTTCGATCGCATATTAGTGGTCTTAGGATTGTTCTGGTGCCAAAGTTTTTTTAATTTTGGTCATCAATAGTTAAATATATAAATAGTATTGCAACCTAAGGTGATGTTACTAGAGAAATGTCATAACATGTGATTTTTATGTTTGAAATAATATTTTCTACCGAACTTATAGGTCAAAGTTCCACCTTGTAGACCATGTTGATGTCCTAGACGACTTATATTTGTGATCAGACATCAGAGGGATTATTGTTTATGGATCAACCTTGCAGTGTTTTTAAGGCGTTGTGCGACGAGGCACTCACAGGGAGCTAGGTGTCCCTGGCGCCTAGCTTAAACTAGTGAGAAAGACGAGGGGATTGGAGGCAGAACAGAGGAAAAATATGGGGAATCAACCAGAAAGGCCATGGAGTTGCCTCATCCCCGCCAAATCTGGCACCACCTGGGCCATGTGCGGGAGTGGTGGCTGCTCCAGAAGGGGGCCATGAGAGAGATCGGTCTGAGGGAGCAGAGTAGCGAGTAGGAGCATTGAGGGAAGGGAGGAGCTGAGACCAGGCTGCGTGCGTGCAAGTAAGAGCAGTGCGAGAGGGCGAGATGCAAGGGCGCTACATCTGTGATTCTGCGTGAAAGAGAAGCAGAGAGCCCGGCAGCATGTGCGGACATGAGCCATTCGTCTGTGCTTCCATTAGAGCAGTACATGGTGTGGGCATGTGTAATCTTGGGCTGGCTGGACCATCCAATACTCTTCATTTGCCCTTTAGttgtttttcattttttctacccGGCTCCTATTTTCTAAGGACAGGTAAGGCATCGCCTCACTTTGCCTTGTCAATGTCTAGGTGTTGCAGGCTTTGTGtgtgttgggggggggggggggggtcacgaCTTACCTTAAAGACCATGCAACCTTGTAGATCATTTGGCTCTACAAATCATTTATATTGAACAGAAAGACATTTGGACATTTTTTATTTTCCAGGAAAGAGTACGAATCGGAAAAGAACTTCTTGAAGCCAAAAGAATTGAGGAACAAAATGAAAGGAAACGGTTGGTCTTCTTTCCTTCTCTGTGTTTTGTTTGTTTCACTTTCTTTTGCTTCCTTTTGATTTACTGTACTGATTCCTTGTTGACTGATTTCTTTTTCATCATTTGAAGCATGATAGAATTGCGAAGACTTGAGAAAGAGGAGGAGAAAAGAGCTAGAGAAAAAATCCGCCAGAAATTAGAAGAAGATAAGGTCTCTAGTTTCCCCGCTTCATCATCAAGAATCTTCCTGGCTTTGTGATTCAATTTTCAACTGATGTAGCAAATACTAGTAGTTGGGGCTTAAAATGTTTTCTTTGGTTCTCAGGCTGAAAGGAGAAGGAAACTAGGATTGCCACCAGAAGACCCAGCAGCTGCCAAACCAAGTGCACCACCTCCTGTTGAAGAGAAGAAGGTATTTTCTTTTGAATCTGGATTCTCCTTTACTATTTATGTAAGAATACACCTGACACCCATTAGAGAGGGGTAACTTTCACATATATAGCCATGATAAAACTTGGAGTACAAGTGAGAAACAAACATATCTAGACTATAATATCTCTAATACCCGCTCGCAGTCACAGAGGGAGGAAACTAGACACAGAGACTAGACCAAAAGTTACTAAACAATTGTATAGGCAGTCCCTTCATCAAGATGTCCGCAAACTGATGTGCAGAGGGGACATGTGATACTCGAACCTGCCCCAAAGCAACTTTCTCATGGACGAAGTGGATGTCAATCTCAATATGCTTCGTGCGACGATGATGAACCAGATTAGCTGTCATATAGACTGCACTGACGTTGTCACAATAGACAATGATTGTCGAAGGAATCGAGACGTGAAGCTCTTTAAGCAACTGTCGCAACCAACAACACTCTGCAACTGCATGTGCAACAACCTGATACTCGACCACTACACTAGAATGGGACTTTGAAGACCAGGAGACCAAGTTGTCGCCAATCTAGAGTCTGGGCAGCCTACCTAGTCAGCATTGGAATAGGCAGTGATGGATGACACACCATTGATATCGAGGTCGAGGGTGCCCTCCACATAGTGTAGGATGCGCTTAATAAGGGCAAGTGGGGCTCTCGTGGTCGTGCATGAAGAGGCAGACATGCTGAACAGCATAGGCGAGATCAGGACAGTCAGCCTGTGGACTTCCTATCACTTTGGGATCTCCTGCGAGATGTAGAGCTGCAGATGGGATTGTAGGATAAACATGTGTTCAAGCTAGCTGCAAATGGGAAGTACTTGGCAAAAGCATTTTATTAGTGTTTTTTTCTTGGGTCTGTCCAGTTTGAACCTGCTGAGAGGATATGGAAGGCTTAGGCGAAATGTAAGTTTTTCCTGTGGCTAACTGCCCTTCGGAAGTGCTAGACTGCTGATCAGTTGAGAAAGAGAGGCATGGAACATCCAGAACGTTGGCCCTTGTGTGATCAAGAAGAAACAATTGACCACCTGTTGGCGTGTTGTGTGTTTGCCATAGATTTTTGGTTCCAGATTCTCCTGCAGATTAATCTCCAACAGCTTCATGGATTGGTGGTATTGGGCCAGCAGCCAAGTCAGTTGTGTAGCTAACTAGCTAAGCAGGGACTGAATTCCCTAATTATTCTTGGAGCATGGACACTATGGAAGCACAGAAATAGCTGTGTTTTTGATAGGCAGGCTCCAAACCTGGATGTGGCTATCAGAAAAGCTAATCAAGAGAAAGACGTATGGGGGCTGGCAGGGGCTAGGGAGCTCTCCCTTCTAACCGCCCCTATTCCTGATATTTAGCTGAGTTTAGATGGTCGCTCTCGCTCTGTTTTTGTCTAGAATCATGGATCTTTTTGTGTATTGGTGTTTTTGGCCATGGTTGTGTCAGTTGTAATGTTTGTTATGGTCCAACTTggactcttcttttcttcttaatataatgatgcacaGTTCTCTGCGTGTTCGAGAAAGAAAAACATGTGGTACTGCAGAGAACCAGCCAGACTTCGGTATTCTGAGGGGTCAGCACATGGCTGTCGTCAGTCCTAGACAGCTTGGACCAAGAGTCAACTGGAGTCGCTGTGACAGGAGCAGACTGTTGGGGGAGCGCGTGACGGAGATGCCAAGGAAGTGGTGGAGAGCGCCAAGGTTTGTCATAGCAAACTCGGAGGTGAGACGGTCGGTGGTACGTTGTAGTAGGACCGGAGAGGACATTGTAAGTACATTGTCATTGACATAGAGCAACAGGTAGGCGACATCATCTTGATCTTTATAAATAGAGACATGCCGGACTTTGCCGTGGAGAAGCTGTGTTTGTAGATGTTGGTGGCAAACCGCTGATGTCACACACGAGGTGCCTGCTTGTGGCCGTATAGCGACTTCTGCAAGAGGCAAACAAAGTCAGGGGCCAACGGGCTGACAAAGCCAAATGGTTGTTGGCAGTAGAGAGTCTCCTCAAAATTGGCATGCAGGAAGGCATTCTTCACGCCGAGTTGATCATTTTTGTGAGGGTGCAATGCTGAGTACAACACGGATGGTGGCTGGCTTGACAACTGGGCTGAAAGTCTCGTCGTAGTAGACGTCGTGCTGCTGATTGAAGCCTTGAAGCACCCATCGAGCCTTGTGATGGACAAGAGAGCCATTGGAGTGAATCTTGTGCTTGAATATCCGCTTGCCTGCCATAATGTTGGCGCCGGGGGTCGAGGTATGAGTGTCGAGGTATGAGTCACCAAGTGTTGTTGTCGAGAGCGCCTGATACTCATTTGCCATAGCAGCACACCAGTTGGGGTCAGCCAGCGCACTACGGTAGTTGCCTAGAAGCGGAGATGTCGACATGGCAGAGAGACCCTGGTAGTTAACTGGCTGCACAACACCAGTAACCGAGTCAGCGCCTGCTGGAGAAGGAGAGGCGGTTGGGGCGTGCCGCTGTGAAGGTTGCACAGACGCAGGCGGCTGTAGCACCTAGAAGAAATCCTCCAGGAGGGCAGGGGTGCATGGGGCAGTGGAGACAGGCGCGCTGTGTCACGAAGAGTCCGACTCAGTCAGTGTCGCGGTAGTGGACGACCCAGCCCCATCCATCGCAGGGGACAACAACGAAGATGGACGGCGCTGGTGCTTGGTAGACCTTGCCACTGAAGCGGCGGTCAGCAGTAGGTGGCGGTGATTGGCGTTTGTAGACGACTCCGAACCTCAAGCTTCCGCTTGGAGCTTCAGCTGGGGAAGGGTTGGCTGGCTAGGCAGCCATGCTGGAGGTAGTTGTGCTGGCTGGCCAAGCAACAGTGATGGATGGTTGGACAGCAAATAGTGCAGGGCTGGTAAATGGCTGGATCATCGAGGTGGTGAAGCGACGACTGCTCAACCTCAGGTGCAGAGGGAGTGGCCGAAGATGCATCCTGCAGAAGGAAGTCAAGCGACACCGCTGCAAACAGAGTGGCAGAAAATGGAAACACTTACTCATCAAAGACCACATGGCGGGATATAATCACCACCAAGTAGAAATGTCAAGACAACGGTAACCCTTGTGCAGGGTCAGGTAATCGATGAAGACACATGGTGCGGAGCGAGGTGCAAGTTTGTGGGGTGAGTCGCCGCGCTAATGTTAGGATAACAGAGGCAGCCAAACACGCGAAGCTGAGAATAATCTGGTACTCAGCAATGGAGGAGCTGGTACAGGAGTTGGTTGCCGACAGAAGAAGAGGGCCACCGGTTGAGCAAGTAAGTAGCTATAGCAAGCACTCCAATCCAGTATGGTGGCAGCATGGAAGCATGGATCAGCAGCGTGCGGATGATGTTGTTGATAGTGTGAAGCATATGCTCGCCTTTGCCATTATGTGGAGAGGTTTAGGGACAAGATGCAGGACACCGCGACTCCACAAGAAAGCAGACGTGGCATGGTTAACAAATTCCGTGCCATTGTCAGCCTGAAAGCATTTAGGTACACAACCAAACTGAGTTTGAGCATAGGCAATGAAATCATCAAAATGAGCATAGACTTCGGATTTCTGGCACAGTGGGAAAGGCCAGCAATAATGAGTAAAATCATCAAGCATGACCAAGTAGGAACGTGAGAGGTCTAATAACTATGATGACTATGCTTTTAACACAATTTTGTTCCTTTTTAAGCTCATGGTTTTCctgtaacacccaaattctgaatttggAATTGGTAGAAGAAATCTGAACAAAGTATCATtgggaaataagaaaaagaggagaaaaagaatttttttttcttttaaaggaaaccatttatacatgaaataaataaacaaggagaataaaacttaaactagtaataataaaatagtatggtttatattcacccttggatttcaattgatacatttgaaaagtctgaaaactaaaatagaagtataaatttgaatttagaatagaaaatagaaaataagagagaagggatataaaacaaaaatataaataatatatatataaataaatatattcagaATTAATATCCCTAACTTCACAAAAAAATAAAGTTGAAATGATGAGCCATAAAAgtttgaatttaagtttgaattcaaattggatttgaaaatggagaaaagaaaatagaaaataaaaaggaaaaagagaaaaaTCTTAACTGGGCTCACTGCTGGGATTTTGGCCCACCTAGAGATTACCTCGCGCCAGCCCACTACACCGATTCCTGGTGTGCGCCGACATCCCGGTCCCACCGACCAGCCTCTCTCGCACACGCGCGCGAAACTTCACTATCGCGCGGGCCCGCCCTGGCAGCCGCTGCGCAACAGCCCACACTCCCGCGCGCGCCCTCTGATTCTTTTTCGCCGACATGCGGGGCCCCCACGTCAGCCTCTCCACCGCGTTTGCTCCTCACTCCCTTTCTCTGGTCCGTGGGCCCGCCCTGTCGGACTCGTCCCCTTCCCCAAGTCCGCGGCGACGAAATCGCCGCCGCCATCCGCGCAACAGCCGCCGATGAACACGGGTTCGGCCTTCCTCGTGCCTATAAAAACCAAGTGCCGCGCATCTCCTTTTCAACCGCTTCGTGCCGCCATCGCGATTCCACTCACAAGCACTCGCGAACCTCGGACGGAGGCGAATCCGCACCCTGTCGACCACGCCGCCAGCGACTCTCCTTTGTGCTCGCGCTCGGGTTTGCGCGTGTGGTCGGGGAGCTTCGCCTCGACTCGGCGGGAGTTTCCGCGGCATCGGCATCGGGTTGGGGGGCGGTCTACACCGGCAAATTGCTCACCGGAGCCGCTGCGCCGCCGTGACTCCGCGCCGCACCGTGGGCAGAGCTCCGGACGCCACGATTCTCGGAGGTAAGCTCGCCTTCTGTCTCGCGATCGTCTCCACATCGTTTTGCGCTAGCCGGTCGGCGAGTGGGGGTCTTGGGTCACGGGAACGCTGTCGCCGGCAATGGCCTCCGCCGTGGGGTGTGGCGGCAGTGCCGTCGGTCAGCCGGGGGTAGGTGGTAGGTTCCTAACCGTGCGATCTGATATGGGCGGTTGTGATTGGAAGGGTTATACCCTTTCGTCCAGATCGTCCGTGAACCGTAGATCTCGGATCCTGTGGTTACGGTTAGATCTTGATACTTAAAATTTACGTCGTTGGATTCCGATCCTGCGGCTATCAGCGCGTACCGGTTCGCGGGGCTCGGGTTATAATCTGGGTCGTTGATAACGGATCGGACGGCTCATAATAGATCTTACCCTTTCGGCCATGACATTATGCAAAAGAGACCCCGACCTTTTAAGAAaagaacccgccgtccagggaTCCTGTTCCCTGTGTCTCGGGATTCTTGCGCCGAGCCCCCTGACCTTCcttataattgaggcccagtccagtgaataggaaaatcatagaaaatggtttagaaaatgatttttagtgttaaaataaatccagaaacttaattaattcataactaattcattttaactccaaattgagtcattccaattcctaaaattttgtaataatattctctaccatttagaatcactgttttgacatgaactctgtcagagaattta is a genomic window of Zea mays cultivar B73 chromosome 5, Zm-B73-REFERENCE-NAM-5.0, whole genome shotgun sequence containing:
- the LOC100279866 gene encoding uncharacterized LOC100279866 (The RefSeq protein has 1 substitution compared to this genomic sequence); this encodes MAGLSLRCGDCGAQLRSVEEAQAHAESTNHANFVESTEAVLNLVCSNCGKPCRSHTEVDLHTKRTGHTEFADKTAEAAKPIDLEAPLKPASDDATDVDASASATEETQETVVPEVNKEVLTDLEGMGFSTARATRALHFSGNSTIECAINWLSEHQEDADIDEMPLVPANSKTEVNKPSLTPEEMKIKAQELRERARKKKEEEERRTEREREKERVRIGKELLEAKRIEEQNERKRMIELRRLEKEEEKRAREKIRQKLEEDKAERRRKLGLPPEDPAAAKPSAPPPVEEKKSALPVRPATKAERMRDCLRNLKQQNKDDDAKVKRAFQTLLTYIGNVAKNPDEEKFRKIRLTNATFQERVGNLHGGIEFLELCGFEKLEGDEFLFLAREKVDSAILNTAGAELNSAITNPFFGVL